In the Octopus bimaculoides isolate UCB-OBI-ISO-001 chromosome 18, ASM119413v2, whole genome shotgun sequence genome, one interval contains:
- the LOC106872044 gene encoding protein FRG1, which yields MADSYSFVKGGRLKVKGQKKHKKHKKRTHDAISGPEESKLVDTDHSGWWSVSSIDDLTGPIAVEMKPLHYINSLDNGLFELGPEHAEQEPPDPTEIITAIKVNETKIALKSGYGKYISVEKSGEVVGRSDAIGEREQWEPVFQDGKTAICGPNGCFLSSDEDGNITCIKSKAGPNEMVCLKSCTDNTPDPKADIPIEERASVRQAEINYVKKFQSFQDRRLRVNKDDVKVLKKAKKEGTLHGNLLDRREKMKSDRYCK from the coding sequence ATGGCTGATTCATATTCATTTGTGAAAGGTGGACGGTTAAAAGTGAAGGgtcaaaagaaacacaaaaaacataaaaaaagaacacatgaTGCTATTTCTGGTCCCGAAGAAAGTAAGCTTGTAGATACTGATCACAGTGGATGGTGGAGTGTATCGTCTATTGATGATTTAACCGGACCCATTGCTGTCGAAATGAAGCCGTTACATTATATTAATAGCTTGGACAACGGGCTTTTTGAACTGGGACCCGAACACGCTGAACAGGAACCACCCGACCCCACGGAGATTATTACAGCTATTAAAGTGAATGAAACGAAAATCGCGCTTAAATCCGGGTATGGAAAATATATAAGCGTGGAAAAGTCTGGTGAAGTGGTGGGTCGGTCAGATGCTATTGGTGAACGAGAACAATGGGAACCAGTTTTTCAAGACGGGAAAACTGCAATATGTGGGCCTAATGGTTGTTTTCTCTCCTCCGATGAGGATGGTAACATTACTTGTATTAAATCAAAAGCTGGCCCAAACGAAATGGTTTGCCTGAAATCTTGCACTGATAATACTCCAGACCCCAAAGCTGATATACCCATTGAAGAACGTGCTTCTGTTAGACAAGCCGAAATCAACTACGTGAAGAAGTTTCAAAGTTTCCAAGACCGAAGACTACGAGTGAATAAAGATGATGTTAAAGTACTAAAGAAAGCTAAAAAAGAGGGAACTTTGCATGGAAATCTATTGGACCGACGCGAAAAAATGAAATCAGATCGGTATTGTAAATAA